The DNA window AAACCTAGTACGAACTCCCCATCTGTAGAAACCACAGGAAAGCCTACATCACCAGATGGAAATGAGAGTAAGCCATTTATCATCCCTTCAAAAGTTTCACCGTCTAAAGGGCGCTCTATAGCTAAtcttaattaattttcaaatcatCTAGatgtttgattgtgtactactttttaagcagaaccaagattgttattgatctttattctggctaaggtttcggcgtcgtcgccttcttcagagcctggaaaaatcaaagacacgtgtaatctactctctcaaacgcctcgtcatcccacaagatatgatttagcaaacagaatatttgaaagcaacgtcagaaaaacagaatagcgctcaccttgatagccacgaaatcgtgatgttagcggaccaccagttgttagagttgcgccgctagtattaactagtaacgatgcccccgcctctgaccccttaggtcaaaacccgcagaGGTCCTGAGAtggtgggatgacgaggcgtttgagagagtagattacacgtgtctttgatttttcctggctctgaagaaggcgacgacgccgaaaacttagccagaataaagatcaataacaatcttggttctgcttaaaaagtagtacacaatcaaactctacgatgccaagattcaaagaaggtcgaacttggaacttacatCTAGATGTTACTGCACTAAGAAGTTTTTAATGACTCGGAAATCTCTTTTGGGCAGACAAATGCCTCTGTTTTTGGTTTTGTACTTATTTGAAACCTCATGTTTTCGAATCTTTTCAAGTAGCAATattcattccttcatttttgctGTTCTCTGAAATGTTGGTATGAGTAAGTCTAGCATTTTTTCGGAATTCCCTATGTTTAGTAAATTTCGCGGCTTTTTCATCTCTCTTAAAGAACACTTGTcagaatcgaagaaatttACTAATTAAGCGAAAATATCTCccatacaaaaagaaattcacgtATCACCTATGTTACCTATgttcgtccgcgaaacgaaggttcgagagaaatcttccatcaacacgtatgctcctttcttcccagaaaagtgatttcattaatttcatttcattatccattgcaatgcagccgtaaacagctttggcgatatattatagtatcgccttgtcgtaccccctttccaatgggtatggtgagagggcggtggaaaagctgtatcctagtcgtgcatcgatcgtagcaattggctaatgtcctcacatacgaagtgtccacaccttgatcgaccagcgctgacactattggattcgtttctacgctgtcaaaggctttttCATAGTctacgaaggttagaacaagaggcaggcggtattcccggcaaacctctatgaccctcgacacggtctggatgtggtccaagcagctgaacccctggcggaatccaacttgttcttgaggctgggcttcatccagcgtccttgatatgcgcgtgaggatgatcttggtgaatactttgtataacacgctcatcaagcatatcggacggtagttccgaagatcccctcggtcacctttcttatggatgagaacggttcgcgaggtcttccactggtctgggatcctttctttctgaaggtaggatgtcatgtgcgctgctaagattacatgaagcggatggccaccaacccgaagaaagtctgctgatataaaatcaggtcgggggctgtgccaggtttcatgcttttgatagcgactcgtacttccgaagggagaatccgtggtggagcttcaccagtggggatgattgggcttgacacaggagttgatgaacggaaaaggttcgagtagaacctctccgtaatgattttcATCTCACGAAGAGAAGACTTGGGAGTCCTGTCTTTGCTTAGCAAGGCTGGTAGCGGAATATTAtgttcgcggagatccctgcggcacttctttagactcgttcttctttgtgctgcttccagaatcctCTTCTGtctgtacttcaaaaaatcctcctgtcacgcttttctgcagctagtgtttgctactaaccgctcaatgtgcgatgcattcggatcaagcctcaaagcccctcttctttccaacaattccttggtggtcttcaaaattcgatccaagtttgtcgtgcgcggcttcaaggcacgttcagcacaggctcgtaatcctctgagcagcatctcgtagtccacgtttgggtcctcctcgatgtgccagtcactttgggacaaggagtcctcgagtacgcaatcgtcgtagacgacttcttttctccttcgttgccggtagcagatgttcttttccatcgtgtgactaagtcgtattttcgcacggagacggtgatcaaaaccactacaaaaggatggtactactgagacgtcaagtagacaccacctccggttggtgagtatgtggtcgatctccgcacgaatcgcgccattgggcgattcccatgtccaccgacgattaTCTttgttcatgaaaagagatttcccatgaaagaggcgagcgacGGACAACAAcccgattgccattttcattccggtcccctagtccaaatcttccaatcctgtattcctcttccgtggcctttcctagttttgcgttgaagtctccgacaacgaatttgtaggacttctcgttgcggactacttccgcggaggcgaagaatggccagacgaggtgacaggatctcgtgagaatcgacaagatggacgacagatgggtgcacaacaaaaccaacaccgcctacatttcgcgacggaaccttctctccacgaataacgagtgtaccgtcattcatctgtcgtacgtcgctccttctgcacccTTCTGCACTACCAAATCCTCTCAAAAATGTACAGCAAATTTCACTTCAAACATTCTCAAAGATAAGCCTTGGAATTTCCTTCATATTCGAATGAGTTGCGAATCTCTTCTTCCTTACTGTCATATCTATTTCACTGCTCGATTTCCAGTGTGATAATGCTCTGTCCAAAATTCAGATTGTGTTGATCAAGTGAATCCCAAGACGGGATCCTCTGACTGTCCACAGCGCGCACACCTGTGCAACAATCCGAAATATCAAGCACTAATGGCCAAAGAGTGTCCGAAAACATGCAATAAATGCAAGGACTCATCAACGGAACCAGCCACAACTTCTAGTCCTAACTCACGCAAACCAGCTACATCCACACAGCACCCATCACCACAAACTAACAGCAGTTagttccaacttttttttcttttcaatcttttctatttcagtGCTCGATTTCCAGTGTGATAATGTTCTGTCCAAAATTCAGATTGTGTTGATCAAGTGAATCCCAAGACGGGATCCTCTGACTGTCCACAGCGCGCACACCTGTGCAACAATCCGAAATATCAAGCACTAATGGCCAAAGAGTGTCCGAAAACATGCAATAAATGCAAGGACTCATCAACGGAACCAGCCACAACTTCTAGTCCTAACTCACGCAAACCAGCTACATCCACACAGCACCCATCACCACAAACTAACAGCAGTTagttccaactttttttcttttcaatcttttctatttcactGCTCGATTTCCAGTGTGATAATGTTCTGTCCAAAATTCAGATTGTGTTGATCAAGTGAATCCCAAGACGGGATCCTCTGACTGTCCACAGCGCGCACACCTGTGCAACAATCCGAAATATCAAGCACTAATGGCCAAAGAGTGTCCGAAAACATGCAATAAATGCAAGGACTCATCAACGGAACCAGCCACAACTTCTAGTCCTAACTCACGCAAACCAGCTACATCCACACAGCACCCATCACCACAAACTAACAGCAGTTagttccaactttttttttcttttcaatcttttctatttcactGCTCGATTTCCAGTGTGATAATGTTCTGTCCAAAATTCAGATTGTGTTGATCAAGTGAATCCCAAGACGGGATCTTCTGACTGTCCACAGCGCGCACACCTGTGCAACAATCCGAAATATCAAGCGCTAATGGCCAAAGAGTGTCCGAAAACATGCAATAAATGCAAGGACTCATCAACGGAACCAGCCACAACTTCTAGTCCTAACTCACGTAAACCAGCTGCTGCCAAGCCCAAACAAACTAATACTAGTTAGTTTtgatgtttccttttctttccagtCTTATTTCACTGCTCAATTCCTTGTATAACCAGATTCTGCTCGAACTTCGCACTGTGTTGATCAAGTGAATCCCAAGACGGGATTCTCTGACTGTCCACAGCGTGCATACCTGTGCAACAATTCGAAATACCAAGCACTAATGGCCAAACAGTGTCCGAAAACATGCaataaatgcagaaattcATCAGCTAATGATACTGATAAACAGCCACAAACTTATAATTCTGATTCACACAGGGCACCCAAAAGTGAGTCTTAGTACTTCTTCTCAGTAACCTCAATTATTTCACCGCTACGACCATCTCTATTTGAACAACAATTGTTTTTCAGACTGCTCAGATTTAATCAATCCACACACAGGAGTTTCGGATTgttcaatgagaaaaaagctgTGTAATCAGCCCCATTACCGTAGCCTTATGCGACAGCAGTGTCCAAAAACATGTGGTTTTTGTTCATAACTCTTTACTTTAGTATCATAACGAATAGAAGTCCCTTCAATAAACGATTTCATACTGCAAAAGCTTCAAGTGGTTTTTGTGAGTCGTCATTAGATCTAACCATACTGCTTCTGCAATACGAAATGCACTTCAATTTATCTTCCTTCACCaattaacaaattaatttaatttaattcacgACGTATTCGACTCTACAATATGGTTCGTCTATATCCACATATGTTTCTACAGCCGATTTCACCGGGGAGTAGAAGAAAAGTTGGCATTCACAAACAGCTGTTCTATTATAATGCTAGTAGAACCTGATAGAAAGTGATGCAGATATTAAAAGGATCAAAGAAGAGTCTTACAATATCACAACAATGATCACTACAAAAAGTGCTTTTTATGGAGAAATTAAAGCGCGAATTGACTAGGATTTGAACGTGATCAGAAGCTGTACGCATATTTTGCAGTTGGAACTGACCCACATATGTAAATTGATCAAATAGTTCTAAAAAGATGTATCAAGTTCAGGAAAAGTACATAATTGCTAAGCAAATTTCGGATCTTCGGTGTTAGTTTATAATTAGTGAagtgttaattaattaatagttaACTACATTTGTAAAGTAACTCTGGACTTAACGACTAGTAATGTTactaataatacaaataatttgaaatattttacgaACAAACCGACAGGGGGAAACAGCTGTAAAACAACAGTGAAACACCCAGAAGataaataatcaaaacatTCGACACAAAAGTCGGACAATTTATGATGGATGACTAGAACAATCAACAAGATGTaactgaatttaaaaaaagaaaaattcatctaAAATAAGCATCTCACCAGATTTATAATTGCAGCCTAATAAACAGGACAGAATCATTTGCACAGAATCGACACTGGAATATTGAACAGTTGTTTTCCCGACAATGACGAATTCAAGGATAGCTCATAAGCAAATGTTGTTCACTACTACAAAAACAATGGTacccagaaataaaaaaaacaacgcagTAAGAATAGCACCGTAACGGGACCGACTGACTGATTTCCAAATGTATCGAGATAAGAATCAAAAATTGGGTATCGTCACCGCTTTTGCAGGGCAGTATTCAGACCCGATGTTACTTCGCAATTGAAATATCgaaaaactatggaaaaaaagaaaagatccgAACGATGGAGCATCGTAGTGGTTacattccattttttattcacatttacTTGTACAAAATGTATCAAAACAATAGGTGACTTAGGCCTTCCTGTTTGTTTTAGTcccatttatttcttatccGTAACTACTTCTATGTGAATAGAGCGAAGTAACAGTTCATTTTTCCGAAAAAGCCACAGCCGTTGCTGTCATTTTTAGAATCGGTTATGGTTAACCAATCATAGACCGCCATTCAACTGTTACTTCTGACCGGGAACCTTCGTAAGCCTAAATGACTGAGAAGAGACGTAATGGTGCGGAATGCGGTATTATGCTACCAGTTATTTtggaaatgtttaaaaaaattcggtGAACTATTCTATAAATCTCCATTGGttgattcttttcttcatattaGTTCCGATTCTTGTCTCCATCTTACTCGTATATCCACTaactttttgaaagatttctttttgctttctaaTCTGATTTTCTTCTAACTTGGTGCGTTTTATTGACTTCTGAACAACTGTATGTAACTTCTTTCGAAAAAGCAACGGTGCATAGtcaggtcagaacgacatgaagcactgtgcatttgcgtatgcgctgaggagaaaagaaatggaagcaGCAGTAGGAACCCAGTTgtgaccatcgcaaactgctgCGATGAGTGGTGGCAGCAAGAGTTccgtacgctcctaaccgcctcgagagaagccaaTTGCAATTGcaccctgcttcatgtcgttttgaccccaccatattttctatttctttgttttacaaACGTAAATCCCGAAAAGTTGTGCAAGAAGGGATGTTTTATTAGGACTTTTATATGCTGCCTGAAATCTAAAGGAGTATATCCGAAAGAATTCTTAGAATAAAGCTTTGCGCATAAGATCAATACCGTTCAGAGCTTGTGGTAGTAGAGGGTAGAAACTTCATTTAACGACCTCTACTGATCGGTTCCGCTGAGAAATCCCTGAACGAAGTTCGCatagaatattttcttcttttctctttcatgaAAGTGAAGCTACAAGGACAAAACCATCATGAAAAATATAGGGAATTCAGTATTTATACAGAGGAATTTATTCAAACTATGTACTATCAACTGAATCACTCGGCAACTTCTATTTCAAAGTGAAACTATAGGACGACACAACCACTggtctctcaaaaaaaaaagagactgaATTAATGCAAACGGAGAATTGAACATCTAAAAGGTTTGAAATGATTCAGTCGATAGCACATAGtctggaaaaaattcttctggaCAATTACTGAATACTTTGTAGTCAACATAAAATAAGAGCTTTGTGAACAAGTACAGGAGAACAGAGTAGGAGGGGACAATTGTATCATAGTGCAGAACCATTTATACGTCAATAAGCACAGCTAACTAAATGTATACCGCATATCTACCTTTGAAATCTGTACTTGCATCATCAATCGTCCATGGCCTCACAGTGGATCGCGCTACTTATCGCTCCAATATGTGTGCTGTCTCAATTTCAGTATTCCCAGGAAAAGGTAAGAGGAAAACGCTGTCGttcatggaaataaaaaaaaatgcattttagACAGCGCAGACGGTTGCCAAAGCCCCAGAAAACGTGTTCAACCTTCTACGTGCTAACTCAATTTCATTCGATGGTATTTAATCTAGTTCTACCTTGATTTAAATTGTTGATACTAacgtcttatttttttttcagcgtagTTTCATGGGTCACTTAGTTTCATGGGTTAGGTCAAAACGGCCTGAACCCTGGCACAGATACACAAGTAACCGCGGTCCGAGCGGCGTGGTAGAGCTGGCGGTTGCGATCACGGTCGAGCGTTCGAGCGCACCCACTAACGCAACCGCAACAACCTTTAGTTCGCTTTAATCCCACTGCATCAATCTAagttaattttcttcattcttaaTCCATCTAACTACTAATagtagtcaggtcaaaacgatatgattCCTAAAGAAATCGCGTAAGCATCAATTTTCGATGTGGCGCATTTGAGCTACCGGTCGCAATCAACGTGGGAACTTCGACAGATCTAGTCACCCCTGCAGTCTGAGCGGAACGAGCAATGGTACcgcctcgatcgcaaccgatATTTCCATCGCGTCGCAAAAAGCGCAGCCATTTTCACAACTACACCAAGCTCAAAATCGTTTTGACCAACATGCGGCATTTGTATTCATTTAATGTTACTGGTAAAAACGTAGAATGTCCAGAAAATGACCACCAGCCCAGTATGATAGTTGTATAAGTATGGTCTTAGCACCACAAACAAAGTGAAATGAAGATAATTTTTACCCTGCTCATTACTACAGACTTTTTCAATGCCTTATTCTGACGTTTATATAGcccttcagaaaaaattcttcactaATAATCCACCTCTTTTCGGTCCATCAGATGGCAACGAGAGCACTCCATCTACAAAAGGAACCGAACATTCAACGGAAAGTGACAAAAGCACTCAACCACCAGACGGCGAAAACGACTCTCCACCTCCGGAAGACAATAAAGGTACATCACCTCGTAACTGCGACGGATGCACTACTACACCACCGAGCGACGGTGAAAGCACTGCATCTCAGCAAGACTGCGAGGGATGCACAACTACACCACCAGACCACGGCGAAATCACTCCATCTCAGCAAGACTGCGAGGGATGCACAACTACACCACCAGACGGCGGCGAAAGCACTCCATCTCAGCAGGGGATTGCATCTCCTCCTAACTGCGAAGGATGCACTACCACACCACCGAACGGCAACGAAAGCACTCAATCTCCGGAAGACTGTGATGGATGCACTTCTATACCACCGAGCGACGGTGAAAGCACTCCATCTCCGGAAGCCTGCGACGGATGCACTACCACACCACCGAGCGATAGTGAAAGCACTCCATCTCAGCAGGGGATTGCATCTCCTCCTAACTGCGAAGGATGCACTACCACACCACCGAACGGCAACGAAAGCACTCAATCTCCGGAAGACTGTGATGGATGCACTACCACACCACCTAGCGACGGTGAAAGCACTCAATCTCCGGAAGACTGTGACGGATGCACTACCACACCACCGAGCGACAGTGAAAGCACTCCACCTCCGCAAGACTGCGAGGGATGCACAACTACACCACCAGACGGCGACGAAAGCACTCCATCTCAGCAGGGGATTGCATCTCCTCCTAACTGCGAAGGATGCACTACCACACCACCGAACGGCAACGAAAGCACTCAATCTCCGGAAGACTGTGACGGATGCACTACCACACCACCGAGCGACAGTGAAAGCACTCCACCTCCGCAAGACTGCGAGGGATGCACAACTACACCACCAGACGGCGACGAAAGCAGTCCATCTCAGCGGGGGATTGACCCTCCAACTGCGAAGGATGCACTACCACACCACCGAACGGCAACGAAAGCACTCAATCTCCGGAAGACTGTGACGGATGCACTACCACACCACCGAGCGACAGTGAAAGCACTCCACCTCCGCAAGACTGCGAGGGATGCACAACTACACCACCAGACGGCGACGAAAGCACTCCATCTCAGCAGGGGATTGCATCTCCTCCTAACTGCGAAGGATGCACTACCACACCACCGAACGGCAACGAAAGCACTCAATCTCCGGAAGACTGTGATGGATGCACTACCACACCACCTAGCGACGGTGAAAGCACTCAATCTCCGGAAGACTGTGACGGATGCACTACCACACCACCGAGCGACAGTGAAAGCACTCCACCTCCGGAAGACTGTGACGGATGCACTACCACACCACCTAGCGACGGTGAAAGCACTCAATCTCCGGAAGACTGTGACGGATGCACTACCACACCACCGAGCGACAGTGAAAGCACTCAATCTCCGGAAGACTGTGACGGATGCACTACCACACCACCGAGCGACAGTGAAAGCACTCCACCTCCGGAAGACTGTGACGGATGCACTACCACACCACCTAGCGACGGTGAAAGCACTCAATCTCCGGAAGACTGTGACGGATGCACTACCACACCACCGAGCGACAGTGAAAGCACTCCACCTCCGGAAGACTGTGACGGATGCACTACCACACCACCGAGCGATAGTGAAAGCACTCCATCTCAGCAGGGGATTGCATCTCCTCCTAACTGCGAAGGATGCACTACCACACCA is part of the Necator americanus strain Aroian chromosome V, whole genome shotgun sequence genome and encodes:
- a CDS encoding hypothetical protein (NECATOR_CHRV.G20806.T1) gives rise to the protein MVLLRRQVDTTSGLLVADYFRGGEEWPDEVTGSRENRQDGRQMDCVDQVNPKTGSSDCPQRAHLCNNPKYQALMAKECPKTCNKCKDSSTEPATTSSPNSRKPATSTQHPSPQTNSNCVDQVNPKTGSSDCPQRAHLCNNPKYQALMAKECPKTCNKCKDSSTEPATTSSPNSRKPATSTQHPSPQTNSNCVDQVNPKTGSSDCPQRAHLCNNPKYQALMAKECPKTCNKCKDSSTEPATTSSPNSRKPATSTQHPSPQTNSNCVDQVNPKTGSSDCPQRAHLCNNPKYQALMAKECPKTCNKCKDSSTEPATTSSPNSRKPAAAKPKQTNTNSARTSHCVDQVNPKTGFSDCPQRAYLCNNSKYQALMAKQCPKTCNKCRNSSANDTDKQPQTYNSDSHRAPKNCSDLINPHTGVSDCSMRKKLCNQPHYRSLMRQQCPKTCGFCS
- a CDS encoding hypothetical protein (NECATOR_CHRV.G20805.T6), which codes for MTSYLQKERIPDQWKTSRTVLIHKKGDRGDLRNYRPICLMSVLYKVFTKIILTRISRTLDEAQPQEQVGFRQGFSCLDHIQTVSRVIEVCREYRLPLVLTFVDYEKAFDSVETNPIVSALVDQGSEEGDDAETLARIKINNNLGSA
- a CDS encoding hypothetical protein (NECATOR_CHRV.G20806.T2) yields the protein MKEASDGQQPDCHFHSGLLVADYFRGGEEWPDEVTGSRENRQDGRQMDCVDQVNPKTGSSDCPQRAHLCNNPKYQALMAKECPKTCNKCKDSSTEPATTSSPNSRKPATSTQHPSPQTNSNCVDQVNPKTGSSDCPQRAHLCNNPKYQALMAKECPKTCNKCKDSSTEPATTSSPNSRKPATSTQHPSPQTNSNCVDQVNPKTGSSDCPQRAHLCNNPKYQALMAKECPKTCNKCKDSSTEPATTSSPNSRKPATSTQHPSPQTNSNCVDQVNPKTGSSDCPQRAHLCNNPKYQALMAKECPKTCNKCKDSSTEPATTSSPNSRKPAAAKPKQTNTNSARTSHCVDQVNPKTGFSDCPQRAYLCNNSKYQALMAKQCPKTCNKCRNSSANDTDKQPQTYNSDSHRAPKNCSDLINPHTGVSDCSMRKKLCNQPHYRSLMRQQCPKTCGFCS
- a CDS encoding hypothetical protein (NECATOR_CHRV.G20805.T4); the protein is MEKNICYRQRRRKEVVYDDCVLEDSLSQSDWHIEEDPNVDYEMLLRGLRACAERALKPRTTNLDRILKTTKELLERRGALRLDPNASHIERQKRILEAAQRRTSLKKCRRDLREHNIPLPALLSKDRTPKSSLREMKIITERFYSNLFRSSTPVSSPIIPTGEAPPRILPSEVRVAIKSMKPGTAPDLILYQQTFFGLVAIRFM